A DNA window from Luteolibacter luteus contains the following coding sequences:
- a CDS encoding endonuclease/exonuclease/phosphatase family protein gives MKKTLVSGILGFAAATITASAAPKTITLNAASYPAGAPITATFGGGPGNPDDWIGFFPASITNPSTGTYLDWRYTNGTQTAGGNLKSGSVTFANPTLLPGSYKAWYLAANGYTKIAGPASFTITPTGGPAQPTWVVNSFIQRHAVAGQAYTGKIHSYAYDPDPGDALSFSKVSGPAWLQVSTAGAISGTPANGDAGTGNFVIRATDLLGNSSTATMSIPVYLAGQEQISEVRVMSYNLWHGWGQVNQGAAKGIRSIIEADVDIIGTQETDDNASGSNAYRVQTIANELGWYYSPTGSGDSGIASRYPITAAYTAANGVAKGARIRLCSQPLREVVIFNTHLDYLHYGPYEAKRSGSSNASVLTEELASQRDEQIADVLSGMSSHLAAANTVPVFFTGDFNCPSHLDWTATNASAHYGKVVQWPVTVAIANAGLTDSFRQIYPNPVSHPGVTWSPLYSSPDEPQDRIDFVFHKGSPATPLAAEIFTNAVENKGFVYGDNVQAARSNTWPSDHASVIVTFQLSWP, from the coding sequence ATGAAGAAAACCCTTGTCTCCGGCATCCTCGGATTCGCGGCTGCGACCATCACCGCATCGGCCGCTCCGAAAACCATCACCCTCAATGCCGCGTCTTACCCCGCAGGCGCTCCGATCACCGCGACCTTCGGCGGCGGTCCCGGCAATCCCGATGACTGGATCGGCTTCTTCCCAGCCAGCATCACGAATCCCTCCACGGGAACTTACCTCGATTGGCGCTACACCAACGGCACGCAGACCGCGGGTGGAAACTTGAAAAGCGGCAGCGTGACCTTCGCCAATCCCACCCTCCTTCCCGGCAGCTACAAGGCTTGGTATCTTGCCGCGAACGGCTACACGAAAATTGCGGGGCCCGCTTCCTTCACAATCACTCCCACCGGCGGCCCCGCCCAACCGACTTGGGTCGTGAACAGCTTCATCCAGCGCCACGCGGTCGCAGGGCAAGCCTACACGGGAAAGATTCACTCCTACGCCTACGATCCTGATCCCGGTGATGCCTTGTCTTTTTCGAAGGTGTCCGGCCCCGCATGGCTTCAAGTATCCACCGCCGGCGCTATCTCGGGAACCCCGGCGAACGGTGATGCCGGGACGGGCAACTTTGTGATTCGCGCCACCGACCTGCTGGGGAATTCCAGCACTGCGACCATGTCCATTCCGGTTTATCTCGCCGGCCAGGAGCAGATCTCCGAAGTACGAGTGATGTCGTATAACCTCTGGCATGGCTGGGGTCAGGTAAACCAAGGTGCCGCCAAAGGGATCCGCTCGATCATCGAAGCCGACGTGGATATCATCGGCACCCAGGAGACCGACGACAACGCTTCCGGCTCGAATGCCTATCGGGTCCAGACCATCGCCAACGAACTCGGCTGGTACTACAGTCCCACCGGCTCTGGCGATAGCGGGATCGCAAGCCGCTATCCGATCACCGCTGCCTACACGGCCGCGAACGGCGTGGCCAAGGGGGCTCGCATCCGTCTCTGCAGCCAGCCGCTACGCGAAGTGGTGATCTTCAATACCCACCTCGACTACCTGCACTATGGCCCCTACGAGGCGAAGCGCTCAGGCTCCTCGAATGCCAGCGTGCTCACCGAGGAACTGGCCTCCCAGCGCGATGAGCAGATCGCCGATGTCCTCAGCGGTATGAGTTCGCATCTGGCCGCGGCCAATACCGTGCCGGTCTTCTTCACTGGGGACTTCAATTGCCCATCGCACCTCGATTGGACCGCCACGAATGCTTCTGCTCATTACGGGAAAGTAGTGCAGTGGCCGGTAACCGTGGCCATCGCGAATGCGGGACTCACCGACTCGTTCCGTCAGATCTATCCGAACCCGGTTTCCCATCCCGGCGTCACTTGGTCGCCTCTTTATAGCAGCCCGGATGAGCCGCAGGACCGGATCGACTTTGTCTTCCACAAGGGAAGCCCCGCCACACCCCTCGCCGCGGAGATCTTCACGAATGCGGTGGAAAACAAAGGCTTCGTCTACGGCGACAACGTACAGGCCGCCCGTAGCAACACCTGGCCGAGCGATCACGCCTCGGTGATCGTCACCTTCCAGCTTTCCTGGCCTTGA
- a CDS encoding SPFH domain-containing protein: protein MIAGILFGLGVTVGIIVLIAAAVYLVLGVRYIPHRRVGVIEKLWSASGSLTEGRIIALNGEAGYQAKVLRGGLYFGYPFWKYNIHKVPLVTVAEGRIGYVYARDGQPLPPVQTLGRIVGCNGFQDAVGFLENGGQRGRQRGILREGVYAINTAVFMVITETGVHTGPISTEENRMAQHWLEELQGVSGFTPVIVGNPKARPVEPPPTPNGLSESDNVGVVTVHDGPTLEGGEVIAPDVRDSQGSGHNYYQDPEHFLTLGGRRGKQLQVLTDGTYFINRWFATVELKPKTLIPIGYVGVVIGYFGGDGTDVTGANFRYGEQVESGRRGVWKQALTPGKYALNPYALKVELVPTVNFVLRWISGQTENHKYDEHLTSIPLITADGYEPLLPLSLVLHIDYQKAPRVVQRFGDVNRLISQTLDPILTAYFRDVAQSSNMLDLLTRREEIQAHATEELGRRFESYDINCVAVLIGRPESAKRHDGEDPIDSLFDQLRQRRLAEEQKETFAKQQEAAARLKELNQAQAEAARQTHLTETQIEIQVAANRGSAQLAEAERLAKREIAMAEGQARVAELTGLGEAARIRQIAEAEAGRIARVGEAEADVSRQKVEAYGDNRLYALNLVASELANSKQPLVPEKLVMLGGDGKEAAQAGVFQAMIQLLTAWDTLKEVDAPEAEVTPIEPNKAA, encoded by the coding sequence ATGATTGCAGGCATTCTGTTTGGCCTGGGAGTCACCGTCGGCATCATCGTCCTGATCGCCGCAGCGGTTTATCTCGTCTTGGGCGTGCGTTACATTCCTCACCGCAGGGTGGGTGTCATTGAGAAGCTATGGTCGGCCAGCGGATCGCTGACCGAAGGCCGCATCATCGCCCTGAATGGCGAGGCCGGTTATCAGGCGAAGGTCCTGCGCGGCGGCCTCTACTTCGGCTACCCCTTCTGGAAGTACAATATCCACAAGGTGCCGCTGGTCACCGTTGCGGAAGGCCGCATCGGCTACGTCTATGCGCGGGACGGACAACCTTTGCCTCCGGTGCAAACGCTCGGGCGCATCGTGGGGTGCAATGGCTTCCAGGACGCCGTCGGCTTCTTGGAAAACGGTGGGCAACGTGGTCGTCAGCGGGGCATCCTGCGTGAGGGTGTGTATGCCATCAACACCGCCGTCTTCATGGTGATCACCGAAACCGGAGTTCATACCGGTCCGATCTCGACGGAAGAGAACCGCATGGCACAGCATTGGCTTGAGGAGTTGCAAGGCGTCTCCGGCTTCACCCCGGTGATCGTTGGCAATCCGAAGGCCCGTCCCGTGGAGCCTCCGCCGACTCCGAATGGTCTTTCCGAGTCGGACAATGTCGGCGTGGTGACGGTACATGATGGCCCTACCTTGGAAGGCGGCGAGGTGATCGCTCCCGACGTTCGGGATTCGCAAGGCAGTGGTCATAACTACTATCAGGACCCCGAGCATTTTCTCACCCTCGGTGGCCGTCGCGGCAAGCAACTCCAAGTGTTGACCGACGGTACCTATTTCATCAACCGTTGGTTCGCCACGGTCGAGCTGAAGCCAAAGACCCTGATCCCCATCGGCTACGTGGGCGTGGTGATCGGCTATTTCGGTGGCGATGGCACGGACGTGACCGGCGCGAACTTCCGCTATGGCGAGCAGGTGGAAAGCGGCCGCCGCGGTGTCTGGAAGCAGGCGCTCACTCCCGGAAAATACGCGCTGAATCCTTACGCCTTGAAGGTGGAGCTCGTGCCCACCGTGAACTTCGTTCTCCGCTGGATCAGCGGGCAAACGGAGAACCACAAATATGACGAACACCTCACCAGCATTCCGCTGATCACCGCGGACGGCTATGAACCTTTGCTTCCTCTGAGCCTGGTTCTCCACATCGACTACCAGAAGGCTCCTCGCGTGGTTCAGCGTTTCGGGGATGTGAATCGCCTGATCAGCCAGACCCTCGATCCCATCCTTACCGCCTATTTCCGCGACGTCGCGCAGAGCAGTAACATGCTCGACCTGTTGACTCGCCGCGAAGAGATCCAGGCCCACGCCACGGAAGAGCTGGGTCGTCGCTTTGAGAGCTATGACATCAATTGCGTTGCGGTGCTGATCGGTCGCCCGGAAAGCGCGAAGCGTCACGATGGGGAGGATCCGATCGATAGTCTCTTCGACCAGCTGCGCCAGCGCCGCTTGGCCGAAGAGCAGAAGGAAACCTTCGCCAAGCAGCAGGAAGCTGCGGCCCGTCTGAAAGAGCTGAACCAAGCGCAAGCCGAGGCAGCCCGTCAAACCCACCTCACCGAGACACAGATCGAGATCCAGGTTGCGGCGAACCGGGGTTCGGCCCAGCTCGCCGAAGCCGAGCGTCTTGCCAAACGTGAGATCGCGATGGCGGAAGGCCAGGCCCGCGTGGCCGAACTCACCGGTCTTGGTGAAGCAGCTCGAATTCGCCAGATTGCCGAAGCAGAAGCCGGACGCATCGCTCGCGTGGGTGAAGCCGAGGCGGACGTTAGCCGCCAGAAGGTCGAGGCGTACGGCGACAACCGTCTCTACGCCCTGAACCTCGTCGCGAGCGAACTGGCAAACAGCAAGCAGCCTCTGGTTCCGGAAAAACTTGTGATGCTCGGCGGAGACGGGAAAGAAGCCGCTCAAGCCGGTGTCTTCCAAGCCATGATCCAGCTCCTCACGGCTTGGGACACCTTGAAGGAGGTGGACGCCCCGGAAGCCGAGGTCACACCCATCGAGCCGAACAAGGCGGCGTAA
- a CDS encoding DUF3597 domain-containing protein: protein MGLFDTLVTKIVGPATEVVKAAAAPTATTPPPPEAGSIPVATPLPEPVDVAAVLDALARKNPEKLDWKKSIVDLMKLIGMESSLSARKELAKELDYSGDMKDSAKMNVWLHKEVMRQLAANGGKVPENFLA from the coding sequence ATGGGATTATTCGACACGCTCGTCACCAAGATCGTCGGCCCGGCCACCGAGGTGGTGAAGGCCGCTGCGGCACCAACCGCCACGACACCGCCACCGCCCGAGGCGGGTTCGATTCCAGTCGCCACTCCCCTTCCGGAACCTGTCGACGTCGCCGCGGTGCTGGATGCACTCGCGAGGAAGAATCCGGAGAAGCTGGATTGGAAAAAGTCCATCGTGGATCTCATGAAGCTGATCGGCATGGAGAGCAGCCTCAGTGCCCGGAAGGAACTTGCGAAGGAACTCGACTACAGCGGGGACATGAAGGACTCCGCGAAGATGAACGTGTGGCTGCACAAGGAGGTGATGCGCCAACTGGCCGCGAATGGAGGGAAGGTGCCGGAAAACTTTCTTGCATAG
- the htpG gene encoding molecular chaperone HtpG — MSEATLETHSFQAEIKQLLDLVVHSLYTDREIFLRELISNASDSMEKLRHLQGTEKDIHDAALPLEIHITTDAEAKTLTIADHGIGMTRGELVENLGTIAHSGTKAFLQAMKESGNTPANMIGQFGVGFYSAFMVASEVQVHTHSWRENGENLVWVSDGASGYSIETSEGEQRGVKLVLKLKEEHTEFAEESRVKRLIEQYSNFVGFPILLNGERINNVEALWLKNKSDVTEEEYKAFYQFTAHAYDEPAYRLHFSADAPIAINALVFVPSENVERFGMNKMEPAVALYCKKVLIDPSPKGLLPEWMRFLKGVIDSADLPLNISRETMQDSALVRKLGSVISKRVLKMFEKEAESDPEKFQTFYKKFDRFFKEGVATDYANREGLAKLLRFESSMTEDGKLASFSDYITRAKDGQDKIYYLVGPSRLQLESSPYIEAFKARGLEVIYFTDPVDEYVVESLGEFEGKKLVSISHAGVELDDKEAEGDALSAEATEKLCSFLKDELGEKVTAVSAGKRLVDSPVIALVPQDGMTAQMRRMMKAMDENFQDDVKVELEINPRHPLVKKLSETQEKNPDLAKMVASQMLDNALIAAGLLDDARDLVKRMNALMEKAMG; from the coding sequence ATGAGCGAAGCCACTCTCGAAACGCATTCCTTCCAGGCCGAAATCAAGCAGCTGCTGGATCTCGTCGTCCACTCCCTCTACACCGACCGCGAGATCTTCCTGCGCGAACTGATCTCGAATGCCTCGGACTCGATGGAGAAGCTCCGTCACCTCCAGGGCACGGAGAAGGACATCCACGACGCAGCCCTTCCGCTGGAGATCCACATCACCACCGATGCCGAGGCGAAGACCCTCACCATCGCCGATCACGGCATCGGCATGACCCGTGGCGAGCTCGTGGAAAACCTCGGCACCATCGCCCACTCCGGCACCAAGGCCTTCCTTCAGGCGATGAAGGAAAGCGGGAACACCCCCGCGAACATGATCGGCCAGTTCGGCGTGGGCTTCTACTCCGCCTTCATGGTCGCTAGCGAGGTCCAAGTCCACACCCATAGCTGGCGTGAGAATGGCGAAAATCTCGTCTGGGTCAGCGATGGCGCCAGCGGCTACTCCATTGAAACCTCCGAAGGCGAACAGCGCGGCGTGAAGCTCGTGCTGAAGCTGAAGGAAGAGCACACCGAGTTCGCCGAGGAGTCCCGCGTGAAGCGCCTCATCGAGCAGTACAGCAACTTCGTCGGCTTCCCGATCCTGCTCAATGGCGAGCGCATCAACAACGTCGAGGCCCTCTGGCTGAAGAACAAGTCCGACGTGACCGAGGAGGAATACAAGGCCTTCTACCAATTCACCGCCCACGCCTACGATGAGCCGGCCTACCGCCTGCACTTCAGCGCGGACGCCCCCATCGCGATCAATGCCCTCGTTTTCGTCCCGAGCGAAAATGTCGAGCGCTTCGGCATGAACAAGATGGAGCCCGCCGTGGCTCTCTACTGCAAGAAGGTCCTCATCGACCCCTCGCCGAAGGGCTTGCTCCCCGAGTGGATGCGCTTCCTGAAAGGTGTGATCGATAGCGCGGACCTGCCGCTGAATATTTCCCGCGAGACGATGCAGGATAGCGCGCTGGTGCGGAAGCTCGGCAGCGTGATCAGCAAGCGCGTGCTGAAGATGTTCGAGAAGGAGGCCGAGTCGGATCCCGAGAAGTTCCAGACCTTCTATAAGAAGTTCGACCGTTTCTTCAAGGAAGGTGTCGCCACCGACTACGCGAACCGCGAGGGCCTCGCGAAGCTCCTGCGCTTCGAGTCCTCCATGACCGAAGACGGCAAGCTCGCCAGCTTTAGCGATTACATCACCCGCGCAAAGGACGGTCAGGACAAGATTTATTACCTCGTCGGCCCCAGCCGCCTCCAGCTCGAGAGCAGCCCCTACATCGAAGCCTTCAAGGCCCGCGGCCTGGAAGTCATCTACTTCACCGATCCGGTCGATGAATACGTCGTCGAGTCGCTCGGCGAGTTCGAGGGCAAGAAGCTCGTCTCCATCAGCCACGCCGGCGTGGAGCTCGATGACAAGGAAGCGGAAGGTGATGCCCTCAGCGCGGAAGCCACCGAAAAGCTCTGCTCCTTCCTCAAGGACGAGCTGGGTGAAAAGGTCACCGCTGTCTCCGCGGGCAAGCGCCTCGTCGATAGCCCGGTGATCGCGCTGGTCCCTCAGGACGGCATGACCGCCCAGATGCGCCGCATGATGAAGGCCATGGATGAGAACTTCCAGGACGACGTGAAGGTCGAGCTGGAGATCAATCCGCGCCACCCGCTGGTGAAGAAGCTTTCCGAAACCCAGGAGAAGAACCCGGATCTCGCGAAGATGGTTGCCAGCCAGATGCTGGACAATGCACTCATCGCCGCGGGCCTGCTGGACGACGCCCGCGATCTCGTGAAGCGCATGAACGCGCTCATGGAAAAAGCGATGGGCTGA
- a CDS encoding peroxiredoxin — MPVLVGKKAPSFSAKAVQGATIIDEFSLDQYLGEKYVILFFYPKDFTFVCPTELHRFQEELHEFESRNVAVVGCSTDSEFSHWAWLQTPKSKGGIEGVNYPLVADVNKTIADAYDVLAGEYEVDENGNLSVKGELVAYRGLFLIDKEGIVRHQVVNDMPLGRSIREALRVVDALQHFEEHGEVCPMDWSRGDKAMKPDHEGVSSYLAN, encoded by the coding sequence ATGCCAGTCCTCGTAGGTAAGAAAGCTCCGTCCTTCAGCGCCAAGGCCGTCCAAGGTGCCACAATCATCGATGAATTCTCCCTCGATCAGTATCTCGGGGAAAAGTACGTGATCCTCTTCTTCTACCCGAAGGACTTCACTTTCGTCTGCCCAACCGAACTGCACCGCTTCCAGGAAGAACTCCACGAGTTCGAGTCCCGCAATGTCGCCGTCGTCGGTTGTTCCACGGACTCCGAGTTCTCCCACTGGGCATGGCTCCAGACCCCGAAGTCGAAAGGCGGCATCGAAGGCGTGAACTACCCGCTCGTCGCCGATGTGAACAAGACCATCGCCGATGCCTACGATGTCCTCGCCGGTGAATACGAAGTCGACGAAAACGGCAACCTCAGCGTGAAGGGCGAACTCGTCGCCTACCGCGGCCTCTTCCTCATCGATAAGGAAGGCATCGTCCGCCACCAGGTGGTCAACGACATGCCGCTCGGCCGCTCCATCCGCGAAGCCCTCCGCGTCGTGGATGCCCTCCAGCACTTCGAAGAGCACGGCGAAGTCTGCCCGATGGACTGGAGCCGCGGCGACAAGGCCATGAAGCCCGATCACGAAGGCGTCTCCAGCTACCTCGCGAACTAA
- a CDS encoding ester cyclase, which translates to METNAAIVARFIEQAINQGNIESTNEFCHEDVVELVPFPGQGPGVEGIKDVIRGMRTAFPDMHWMIQEQVAEGEKVVTRFEWTGTHEAEFLGVPATGRPVRVWGVVIDRLEGGKIKETRIIMDALAMMVQLGVVPAPGA; encoded by the coding sequence ATGGAAACCAATGCCGCCATCGTCGCCCGTTTCATCGAGCAAGCCATCAATCAGGGCAACATCGAGTCCACCAACGAGTTCTGCCACGAGGACGTGGTCGAGCTTGTCCCCTTCCCCGGCCAAGGTCCGGGGGTGGAGGGAATCAAGGACGTGATCCGGGGAATGCGCACGGCCTTCCCGGACATGCACTGGATGATCCAGGAGCAGGTGGCGGAGGGCGAGAAGGTGGTGACGCGCTTCGAGTGGACGGGCACGCACGAGGCGGAATTCCTAGGCGTGCCCGCGACAGGGCGCCCGGTGCGGGTCTGGGGCGTGGTGATCGACCGGCTGGAGGGCGGGAAGATCAAGGAGACCCGCATTATCATGGATGCGCTGGCGATGATGGTGCAGCTGGGGGTGGTGCCGGCACCGGGGGCCTAA
- a CDS encoding DUF4304 domain-containing protein — MPSDEKRVLLRAIAPVMKAAGFKKKDATWHRVRGGFIQTFNVQGSQWAKSFYLNLGIYITELGDEATPLEYRCHIRIRVGHLADDRARYEELLDMENSIPHDMRFQELNDIIALTAIPWLEELSDCQGIRNWISREQQDGLILKSVFDHYGATRPKKDGN, encoded by the coding sequence ATGCCATCCGACGAAAAGCGCGTGTTGCTGCGGGCGATCGCCCCGGTCATGAAAGCTGCAGGCTTTAAGAAGAAGGACGCGACGTGGCATCGGGTTCGCGGCGGTTTTATTCAGACCTTCAACGTGCAAGGATCGCAGTGGGCCAAGTCCTTCTACCTCAATCTAGGCATCTACATCACCGAACTAGGCGATGAAGCAACGCCTCTTGAATACCGTTGTCACATCAGAATCCGGGTAGGCCATCTAGCGGATGACCGAGCGCGCTACGAGGAACTCCTCGACATGGAAAATTCCATCCCCCACGACATGAGATTCCAGGAGCTGAATGACATCATTGCTTTGACGGCGATTCCTTGGCTGGAAGAGCTGAGCGATTGCCAAGGAATTCGGAATTGGATCTCTCGCGAGCAGCAAGATGGATTGATCTTGAAGAGTGTTTTTGACCACTACGGAGCCACCCGTCCCAAAAAGGACGGAAACTGA
- a CDS encoding ABC-F family ATP-binding cassette domain-containing protein: MSALLSANEIRLSYGYQTLLDGVTLAVSAGEKVGLVGRNGCGKTSLLKILTGSQPADSGEISLRRALRVGYLPQEFELDPELSVHENIAAGASDIVEAIRRYEQGDGSEAELADLLHLIDHADGWNLDARIKATATALGTPPLETSVGPLSGGEKRRVALCRALASQPDLLLLDEPTNHLDADSIRWLEDFLKTYSGAVIFVTHDRYFLDVIATRIIEIDNGKAYSHPGNYTAYLESKAVRQQIAEQTERRRQRFLREELEWVRSGVKARGTKSRHRLDQFYEIEGLQAPPEEREMDLLIPPPPDLGNIVVELEEAGVNVGTATSPRWLFRHLNLELRPGQCTGIVGRNGVGKTTLLKVCLGQLDPTEGKATIGKKVKVNYIDQTRMALDGTGSLLDEVADGNEKVQFGNQTMGARAYLRRFLFDDRRINERVDLLSGGERARLMLAKVLKTGGNLIVLDEPTNDLDLPSLRMLEEALADFDGTVLVVSHDRYFLDRICDQVIAFEDNGVFVQPGNYSYYLEKRQAREQVERVHAQAAARDAATRQKAAAPAEAKPRKLTMAERKELEGMEETIMLAEEAVAELEGKLNDPEFQKNFAEIPATIAKLDAAKAEVARLYDRWEELGALA; the protein is encoded by the coding sequence ATGTCCGCCCTGCTCTCCGCCAATGAAATCCGCCTGTCCTATGGCTACCAGACGCTGCTGGATGGCGTGACACTGGCTGTTTCCGCCGGGGAGAAGGTCGGGCTAGTGGGGCGCAATGGCTGCGGGAAGACCTCGCTGCTGAAGATTCTCACGGGTTCGCAGCCGGCGGATTCCGGGGAGATCTCGCTGCGCCGGGCGCTGCGGGTGGGCTACCTGCCCCAGGAGTTCGAGCTCGATCCGGAGCTGAGCGTGCACGAGAACATCGCGGCCGGGGCTTCGGATATCGTGGAAGCGATCCGACGCTATGAGCAGGGCGATGGTTCGGAGGCCGAACTGGCGGACCTGCTGCACCTGATCGATCACGCGGATGGCTGGAATCTGGATGCGCGGATCAAGGCGACCGCGACCGCACTGGGAACGCCGCCGCTGGAGACATCGGTAGGTCCGCTTTCCGGGGGTGAGAAGCGCCGCGTGGCACTGTGCCGGGCGCTGGCCTCCCAGCCGGACCTGCTGCTACTGGATGAGCCGACGAACCATCTGGATGCCGACTCGATCCGCTGGCTGGAAGACTTTCTCAAGACCTACTCGGGGGCGGTCATCTTCGTGACGCACGACCGCTATTTCCTGGATGTCATCGCGACGCGGATCATCGAGATCGACAATGGCAAGGCCTACTCACATCCGGGGAACTACACCGCGTATCTGGAATCGAAGGCGGTGCGCCAGCAGATTGCCGAGCAGACGGAGCGGCGCCGCCAGCGTTTCCTGCGCGAGGAGCTGGAATGGGTGCGCTCCGGTGTGAAGGCGCGCGGCACGAAGTCGCGTCACCGTCTGGACCAATTCTACGAGATCGAAGGGCTGCAGGCACCGCCGGAGGAGCGGGAGATGGACCTGCTGATCCCACCACCGCCGGATCTCGGAAACATCGTGGTGGAGCTGGAGGAAGCCGGCGTGAATGTCGGCACCGCCACCTCGCCGCGCTGGCTTTTCCGCCATCTCAATCTCGAACTCCGTCCCGGACAGTGCACGGGCATCGTGGGGCGCAACGGTGTGGGTAAAACGACCCTGCTGAAGGTGTGTCTTGGCCAACTGGATCCAACCGAAGGCAAGGCCACGATCGGGAAGAAGGTGAAGGTGAACTACATCGACCAGACCCGCATGGCGCTCGATGGCACGGGATCACTGTTAGACGAGGTGGCCGATGGCAATGAGAAGGTGCAATTCGGCAACCAGACGATGGGTGCCCGGGCTTACCTGCGCCGTTTCCTTTTCGATGACCGCCGTATCAATGAGCGGGTGGACCTGCTGTCCGGAGGTGAGCGCGCACGGCTGATGCTGGCGAAGGTGCTGAAGACCGGCGGCAACCTGATCGTGCTGGACGAGCCGACGAACGATCTGGATTTGCCCTCGCTGCGGATGCTGGAAGAAGCGTTGGCGGACTTCGATGGCACGGTGCTGGTGGTCTCGCACGATCGCTATTTCCTGGACCGTATCTGCGATCAGGTCATCGCCTTCGAAGACAATGGCGTCTTCGTCCAACCGGGAAACTATTCCTACTATCTGGAGAAGCGTCAGGCGCGTGAACAGGTGGAGCGCGTGCATGCCCAAGCGGCAGCACGCGATGCGGCGACGCGTCAGAAGGCGGCGGCGCCTGCCGAGGCGAAGCCGCGCAAGCTGACGATGGCCGAGCGCAAGGAGTTGGAGGGCATGGAGGAGACGATCATGCTCGCGGAGGAAGCGGTGGCGGAACTTGAGGGGAAGCTCAATGACCCGGAGTTCCAGAAGAACTTCGCGGAGATCCCGGCGACGATTGCCAAGCTGGATGCGGCGAAGGCCGAGGTGGCGCGGCTGTATGACCGGTGGGAGGAGCTGGGGGCATTGGCGTGA
- the ahr gene encoding NADPH-dependent aldehyde reductase Ahr → MPDFHAYAATSAKGILEPYSFDPGELGPEEVEIKVSHCGICHSDLSMLDNDWGMSAYPFVPGHEVAGTVVAVGENAKGLKVGQRVGVGWTASSCLSCHECLSGDHNLCAQGQGTIVGRHGGFADRIRVQWTWARPLPEALSSEKTGPLLCGGVTVFNPFVAFDIQPTARVGVIGIGGLGHMALQFANKWGCEVHAFTTSDSKTEEAKKLGAHYVHNTKQPDTLKKLAGSLDLIISTINVPLDVPGLLGTLAPKGRLHVVGAVLEPLQLGAFDLIMGQKVISGSPTGSPVTIDKMLEFSARHSIAPITETFPMSKVNDALEHLRAGKARYRIVLVNDHAE, encoded by the coding sequence ATGCCTGATTTCCACGCCTACGCCGCCACGTCCGCCAAAGGAATCCTTGAGCCCTACAGCTTCGATCCCGGTGAACTGGGTCCGGAGGAAGTAGAGATCAAGGTGAGCCACTGCGGGATCTGCCACTCGGACCTCTCGATGCTCGACAATGATTGGGGCATGTCCGCTTACCCCTTCGTTCCGGGCCATGAGGTGGCGGGAACGGTGGTGGCTGTGGGTGAGAATGCCAAGGGCCTGAAGGTAGGCCAGCGGGTCGGTGTCGGTTGGACGGCATCCAGCTGTCTGTCCTGCCACGAGTGCCTTTCGGGAGATCACAATCTCTGCGCGCAGGGCCAAGGGACGATCGTGGGGCGCCACGGGGGCTTCGCCGACCGGATCCGCGTACAATGGACTTGGGCACGTCCCTTGCCGGAGGCGCTTTCGTCCGAGAAGACCGGTCCCCTGCTCTGCGGCGGGGTGACGGTGTTCAATCCCTTCGTGGCTTTCGACATCCAGCCGACGGCACGCGTGGGCGTGATCGGCATCGGCGGTCTGGGCCACATGGCGCTGCAGTTCGCGAACAAGTGGGGCTGCGAGGTGCATGCCTTCACCACCAGCGATAGCAAGACGGAGGAGGCGAAGAAGCTGGGCGCGCACTACGTCCACAACACGAAGCAGCCGGATACGCTGAAGAAGCTCGCTGGTAGCCTGGATCTCATCATTTCCACAATTAATGTGCCGCTCGATGTTCCGGGCTTGCTGGGGACGCTTGCACCGAAGGGCCGCCTGCATGTGGTCGGTGCAGTGCTGGAGCCGCTGCAACTCGGAGCCTTCGACCTGATCATGGGGCAGAAGGTTATTTCAGGATCGCCAACGGGCAGCCCGGTGACCATCGACAAGATGCTGGAGTTCTCCGCTCGCCACTCGATCGCGCCGATCACGGAGACTTTCCCAATGTCCAAGGTGAACGATGCTTTGGAACATCTGCGGGCTGGCAAGGCGCGCTACCGCATCGTGCTGGTGAACGACCACGCGGAGTGA